One segment of Nakamurella flava DNA contains the following:
- the fmt gene encoding methionyl-tRNA formyltransferase, translating into MRIVFAGTPEPAVPSLSALLRSDHEVVAVITRPDARRGRGRGLYPSPVAVAAEAAGVEILRPASARDPELADRLADLAPDAVAVVAYGNLVPPALLDLPRLGWVNLHFSLLPAWRGAAPVQAAIRAGDDVTGASTFRLERGLDTGPVYGVVTERIDPRDTAGALLGRLAETGADLLVATMDGLADGSLQARPQPADGVTLAPKITPGDARVDWTAPAAAVDRRIRAVTPEPGAWTGSPWGRLALGPVEPVAADHDGPAPAPGEVVAGKREVLVGTGTFPVRLGTVTPPGRKPMAAADWARGVRPAAGTRLTTSIEETS; encoded by the coding sequence CTGCGCATCGTCTTCGCCGGCACCCCGGAGCCGGCCGTGCCCTCGCTGTCCGCGCTGCTGCGGTCGGATCACGAGGTGGTTGCGGTCATCACCCGCCCGGACGCCCGCCGCGGTCGCGGACGGGGGCTGTACCCGTCGCCCGTGGCGGTCGCGGCCGAGGCGGCCGGCGTGGAGATCCTTCGCCCGGCGTCCGCCCGCGACCCGGAACTGGCCGACCGGCTGGCCGACCTCGCCCCGGATGCGGTGGCCGTCGTCGCCTACGGCAACCTGGTCCCTCCCGCACTGCTCGATCTGCCCCGTCTCGGCTGGGTCAACCTGCACTTCTCCCTGCTGCCCGCCTGGCGGGGGGCCGCCCCGGTGCAGGCCGCCATCCGGGCCGGTGACGACGTCACCGGGGCCAGCACGTTCCGCCTGGAACGCGGTCTGGACACCGGGCCGGTGTACGGAGTGGTGACCGAACGGATCGATCCGCGGGACACCGCCGGCGCGCTACTGGGCCGGTTGGCCGAGACGGGTGCGGATTTGCTGGTGGCCACCATGGACGGGCTGGCCGACGGATCGCTGCAGGCCCGGCCGCAGCCGGCGGACGGGGTCACGCTGGCTCCCAAGATCACCCCCGGGGACGCCCGGGTCGACTGGACCGCGCCGGCCGCGGCGGTGGACCGCCGGATCCGCGCGGTGACCCCCGAGCCGGGGGCCTGGACCGGGTCGCCCTGGGGGCGCCTGGCCCTGGGCCCGGTCGAGCCGGTCGCAGCCGACCACGACGGTCCCGCGCCGGCCCCCGGAGAAGTGGTGGCCGGCAAACGGGAGGTCCTGGTGGGCACAGGGACGTTCCCGGTCCGGCTGGGCACCGTCACCCCGCCGGGCCGCAAGCCGATGGCCGCGGCCGACTGGGCCCGTGGCGTCCGTCCGGCCGCCGGCACCCGCCTGACCACCAGCATCGAGGAGACTTCGTGA
- the rpoZ gene encoding DNA-directed RNA polymerase subunit omega, whose translation MSTAETGTPTAAEMAAAGITFPPIDELLTRTSSKYGLSIYAAKRARQINDYYAQLGEGLLEYVGPLVEPLPKEKPLSIALREINAGLLEHTEGE comes from the coding sequence ATGAGCACTGCCGAGACCGGTACCCCGACCGCCGCCGAGATGGCCGCGGCCGGCATCACCTTCCCGCCGATCGACGAGCTGCTCACCCGCACCAGCTCGAAGTACGGCCTGTCGATCTACGCCGCCAAGCGCGCCCGGCAGATCAACGACTACTACGCCCAGCTCGGTGAGGGTCTGCTGGAGTACGTCGGCCCGCTGGTCGAGCCGCTGCCCAAGGAGAAGCCGCTGTCGATCGCGCTCCGCGAGATCAACGCCGGTCTGCTCGAGCACACCGAGGGCGAGTGA
- the coaBC gene encoding bifunctional phosphopantothenoylcysteine decarboxylase/phosphopantothenate--cysteine ligase CoaBC: MPPRPRRIVLGVGGGIAAYKACDLLRRLRADGHDVVVVPTRAALDFVGAPTWEALSGHPVSADTFFDVPAVTHVATGQQADLVVIAPATADVLARAATGQADDLLTATLLVTRAPVLMAPAMHTEMWTHPATVDNVATLRRRGVVVVDPAVGRLTGADSGPGRLPEPEHLAQLADLLLRRADALPFDLAGRRVVVSAGGTREPLDPVRYLGNRSSGRQGWAIALVAAARGADVTLVAANVDLVEPPGVRVRQVGTALELHEAMLETTVGADGGPVDAVVMTAAVADFRPMDPSAVKIKKAAGQGPPTIGLVENPDILAALSRPGPDRAAVVVGFAAETGDGTADPTTSVLDFGRDKLRRKGCDVLVVNRVDAGRAFGRPDNAAWLLAAAGATDDIELEASVPLGPKSVLAAAVVDALSRRLGGSGPTLGGTDAR; encoded by the coding sequence CTGCCGCCCCGTCCGCGTCGGATCGTGCTCGGGGTCGGCGGTGGCATCGCCGCCTACAAGGCGTGTGACCTGCTCCGACGCCTACGGGCCGACGGTCACGACGTCGTCGTGGTCCCCACCCGCGCCGCGCTCGATTTCGTCGGCGCCCCCACCTGGGAGGCCCTGTCCGGGCACCCGGTCTCGGCCGACACCTTCTTCGACGTCCCGGCCGTGACCCACGTGGCCACCGGCCAGCAGGCCGACCTGGTGGTCATCGCCCCGGCCACCGCGGACGTGCTGGCCCGTGCCGCCACCGGGCAGGCCGACGACCTGCTGACCGCGACCCTGCTGGTGACCCGGGCCCCCGTGCTGATGGCCCCGGCCATGCACACCGAGATGTGGACCCACCCGGCCACCGTCGACAACGTCGCCACCCTGCGCCGTCGCGGGGTGGTCGTCGTCGACCCGGCCGTGGGCCGGCTGACCGGCGCCGACTCCGGTCCCGGCCGGCTGCCCGAACCCGAGCACCTGGCCCAGCTCGCCGACCTGCTGCTCCGCCGCGCCGACGCCCTGCCGTTCGACCTCGCCGGTCGCCGGGTCGTCGTCTCGGCCGGCGGCACCCGCGAACCACTGGATCCGGTGCGGTACCTGGGCAATCGTTCGTCGGGCCGGCAGGGCTGGGCGATCGCGCTGGTCGCCGCGGCCCGCGGTGCCGACGTGACCCTGGTCGCGGCCAATGTCGACCTCGTCGAGCCGCCCGGGGTGCGGGTGCGGCAGGTGGGGACGGCCCTCGAGCTGCACGAGGCGATGCTGGAGACGACGGTCGGCGCGGACGGCGGACCCGTCGACGCCGTGGTGATGACCGCCGCCGTCGCCGACTTCCGGCCCATGGACCCCTCGGCCGTCAAGATCAAGAAGGCGGCCGGTCAGGGCCCGCCGACGATCGGTCTGGTCGAGAACCCGGACATCCTGGCCGCGCTGTCCCGCCCCGGACCGGACCGGGCCGCCGTCGTCGTCGGGTTCGCGGCCGAGACCGGCGACGGCACCGCGGACCCGACCACGTCCGTGCTCGACTTCGGCCGGGACAAGCTCCGCCGCAAGGGCTGCGACGTCCTGGTCGTCAACCGGGTCGACGCCGGTCGGGCGTTCGGACGTCCGGACAACGCCGCCTGGCTGCTGGCCGCGGCCGGTGCGACGGACGACATCGAACTGGAGGCGAGCGTGCCGCTCGGCCCCAAGTCCGTGCTGGCCGCCGCCGTGGTCGATGCCCTGTCCCGTCGGCTCGGCGGGTCGGGTCCCACCCTCGGCGGCACCGATGCCCGCTGA
- a CDS encoding primosomal protein N' produces the protein MTTSASRPEVTGRRPATSRERTRAVDRPIARVLVDVPLAHLDRPFDYLVDEADSATAQPGVRVKVRFAGRAVPGFVVERRAESEHGGRLAWLERVVSPEPVLTAEIAALARAVADRYAGSIGDVLRLAIPPRHARVEAEPVSDPPVAPESDTTPAVGGWADYQAGPAFLTALRDRRPARAVWQALPGADWTARVVEAAAAVPPDSGVLLIVPDARDLRRLDEALTAGLGGRPHVTLSAELGPAERYRRFLAVRRGQVRVVAGTRAAVFAPVADLALVAVLDDGDDLLAEPRAPYPHAREVLMLRSAARPCALLVGGFARTAEAQLLVESGWAHPITAARERVRVAAPRIEAAADGWGPGADSGAAHARLSPTAFAAARSALTAGAPVLVQVPRRGYRPALACGRCRRPSSCRRCAGPLGQPDRGGPPTCRWCGVPDAHVVCAACGSPELRAVTVGSGRTAEEFGRAFPAVPVITSAAPHVRDRVDGRPAVVIATPGAEPVADGGYGAALLLDGWALLGRPDLRAGEETLRRWMAAAALVRPVGEGGRVVVGADVGTPTVQALIRWDAVGAAAAELAARRELGFPPVSAMVSLDATEPVMATLLDGWEPPDGVEVLGPVDLEPPPPSRTAGASGAPTGPLEPRVRTLLRAGPRDRRTMLAAVRALVVARSARKDAGSVRVQVDPTALF, from the coding sequence GTGACCACGTCCGCGAGCCGACCCGAGGTCACCGGCCGCCGGCCCGCGACGTCCCGGGAACGGACCCGGGCGGTCGACCGGCCGATCGCCCGGGTACTGGTCGACGTCCCGCTGGCCCATCTGGACCGGCCGTTCGACTACCTGGTCGACGAGGCCGACAGTGCCACAGCCCAACCCGGGGTCCGGGTCAAGGTCCGGTTCGCCGGGCGGGCGGTACCCGGGTTCGTGGTCGAACGACGGGCCGAGTCCGAGCACGGAGGCCGGTTGGCCTGGCTGGAGCGGGTGGTCTCGCCCGAGCCTGTGCTGACCGCCGAGATCGCCGCCCTGGCCCGGGCGGTGGCCGACCGGTACGCCGGGTCGATCGGCGACGTGCTCCGGCTGGCGATCCCGCCCCGGCACGCACGGGTGGAGGCCGAGCCGGTGTCCGACCCGCCGGTCGCGCCCGAATCCGACACGACCCCGGCCGTCGGGGGCTGGGCCGATTACCAGGCCGGGCCGGCGTTCCTGACCGCCCTGCGCGACCGTCGTCCGGCCCGTGCCGTGTGGCAGGCCCTGCCCGGGGCCGACTGGACGGCCCGGGTGGTGGAGGCCGCGGCGGCGGTCCCGCCGGATTCCGGGGTGCTGCTGATCGTCCCGGACGCCCGTGACCTGCGACGGCTCGACGAGGCGCTGACCGCCGGCCTGGGGGGACGACCCCACGTGACGTTGAGCGCCGAACTGGGACCGGCGGAGCGGTACCGGCGGTTTCTGGCCGTGCGCCGCGGCCAGGTGCGGGTGGTGGCCGGAACGCGGGCCGCCGTCTTCGCCCCCGTCGCCGACCTGGCCCTGGTCGCGGTCCTGGACGACGGCGACGACCTGCTGGCCGAGCCCCGTGCGCCGTACCCGCATGCCCGCGAGGTGCTGATGCTGCGGTCGGCCGCCCGGCCGTGCGCCCTGCTGGTGGGCGGCTTCGCCCGGACGGCCGAGGCGCAGCTGCTGGTCGAGTCCGGCTGGGCCCACCCCATCACGGCGGCCCGGGAACGGGTGCGCGTCGCCGCGCCCCGGATCGAGGCGGCGGCCGACGGGTGGGGGCCGGGCGCGGATTCCGGCGCGGCCCACGCCCGGCTGTCTCCGACCGCCTTCGCGGCGGCCCGGTCGGCGTTGACGGCCGGGGCGCCGGTCCTGGTGCAGGTGCCGCGGCGCGGCTATCGGCCGGCGCTGGCGTGCGGGCGCTGCCGGCGCCCGTCGTCCTGTCGGCGCTGCGCCGGCCCGCTCGGGCAACCCGACCGCGGCGGCCCCCCGACCTGCCGGTGGTGCGGGGTTCCCGACGCCCATGTGGTGTGCGCGGCGTGCGGCAGTCCGGAGCTGCGGGCGGTGACCGTCGGGTCGGGCCGGACGGCTGAGGAGTTCGGTCGGGCGTTCCCGGCGGTGCCGGTGATCACGTCGGCGGCCCCGCACGTCCGGGACCGGGTGGACGGCCGTCCCGCTGTGGTCATCGCCACTCCCGGCGCCGAACCGGTCGCCGACGGCGGTTACGGCGCGGCGCTGCTGCTGGACGGCTGGGCGCTGCTCGGGCGTCCTGATCTGCGCGCCGGTGAGGAGACCCTGCGCCGGTGGATGGCGGCCGCCGCGCTGGTCCGGCCGGTCGGCGAAGGGGGCCGGGTCGTCGTCGGGGCCGACGTGGGGACGCCGACGGTGCAGGCGTTGATCCGCTGGGACGCGGTGGGCGCCGCCGCGGCGGAACTGGCCGCTCGACGCGAGCTGGGATTCCCCCCGGTGTCGGCGATGGTCTCGCTGGACGCGACCGAACCGGTGATGGCGACGCTGCTGGACGGGTGGGAACCGCCGGACGGGGTGGAGGTCCTCGGGCCGGTGGATCTGGAACCGCCCCCACCGTCCCGGACGGCCGGGGCGTCCGGCGCGCCCACGGGTCCGCTCGAACCGCGGGTTCGCACCTTGTTGCGGGCCGGGCCCCGGGATCGTCGGACGATGCTCGCCGCCGTCCGCGCCCTCGTGGTGGCCCGGTCGGCCCGGAAGGACGCCGGCAGCGTCCGGGTCCAGGTCGATCCGACCGCCCTGTTCTGA
- the gmk gene encoding guanylate kinase yields MTGGTVRRGRLFVLSGPSGVGKSTVLQRIRVRCPQLWYSVSATTRTQRPGERPGVDYFFVTAQEFAELIERQELLEYAQFAGNYYGTPQGPVEERLAAGTDVLLEIEVQGARQVRSSPRLGAEAVLVFLAPPSFEELARRLIGRGTEDEQTQERRLTAARAELAAEAEFDHTIVNTDVDAAVDGLIRLLAES; encoded by the coding sequence GTGACCGGGGGAACCGTGCGGCGTGGTCGTCTGTTCGTGCTGTCCGGCCCCTCCGGGGTCGGCAAGAGCACCGTGCTGCAGCGGATCCGGGTGCGGTGCCCGCAGCTGTGGTACTCGGTGTCGGCCACGACCCGGACGCAGCGGCCGGGCGAACGGCCCGGGGTCGACTACTTCTTCGTCACCGCGCAGGAGTTCGCGGAGCTGATCGAGCGGCAGGAGCTACTCGAGTACGCGCAGTTCGCGGGCAACTACTACGGCACGCCCCAGGGCCCGGTGGAGGAGCGGTTGGCCGCCGGAACGGACGTGCTCCTGGAAATCGAGGTCCAGGGCGCCCGGCAGGTGCGCTCGTCGCCGCGGCTGGGCGCTGAGGCGGTGCTGGTGTTCCTGGCTCCGCCGTCGTTCGAGGAACTGGCCCGGCGGCTGATCGGTCGGGGCACCGAGGACGAGCAGACCCAGGAGCGCCGGCTCACCGCGGCCCGGGCCGAGCTCGCCGCCGAGGCGGAGTTCGACCACACGATCGTGAACACGGACGTCGATGCCGCGGTCGACGGGTTGATACGATTGCTGGCTGAGTCGTGA
- a CDS encoding GNAT family N-acetyltransferase, which produces MFGRRPGPGSRDEYAATPPLSGAGVRLEPLTVGHRDQLAEAVRDGELWHTWYTRIPPPEGMAAEIDRRLALQRAGSMAPWVVVATDPTTADRVVGMTTFMNVDPDNRRLEIGSTWLRRSAQGTGVNAEAKLLLLTRAFEELDCVAVEFRTHWHNHRSRAAIARLGAKQDGVLRNHQFWPPAGPDGAPTDPPVLRDTVVFSIIDADWPTVRLGLQERIIGRR; this is translated from the coding sequence GTGTTCGGTCGTCGGCCCGGCCCCGGGTCCCGGGACGAGTACGCCGCCACCCCGCCGCTCTCCGGCGCCGGGGTGCGGCTGGAGCCGTTGACCGTGGGGCACCGGGACCAGCTGGCCGAAGCCGTCCGGGACGGCGAGTTGTGGCACACCTGGTACACCCGCATCCCCCCGCCGGAAGGGATGGCGGCCGAGATCGACCGTCGGCTCGCGCTCCAGCGGGCCGGCAGCATGGCGCCGTGGGTGGTGGTCGCGACCGATCCCACCACCGCGGACCGGGTGGTCGGCATGACGACGTTCATGAACGTCGACCCGGACAACCGGCGTCTGGAGATCGGCTCGACCTGGCTCCGCCGCAGCGCACAGGGCACCGGTGTCAATGCCGAGGCCAAACTCCTGCTGCTGACCCGGGCGTTCGAGGAGCTCGACTGCGTCGCCGTCGAGTTCCGCACCCACTGGCACAACCACCGGTCCCGGGCGGCGATCGCCCGCCTGGGGGCCAAGCAGGACGGTGTGCTGCGCAACCACCAGTTCTGGCCGCCGGCCGGGCCGGACGGTGCGCCGACCGACCCGCCGGTGCTGAGGGACACCGTGGTCTTCTCGATCATCGACGCCGACTGGCCGACCGTCCGGCTGGGTCTGCAGGAACGGATCATCGGCCGGCGCTGA
- the metK gene encoding methionine adenosyltransferase codes for MTSRLFTSESVTEGHPDKICDAISDSILDELLRQDPASRVAVETMVTTGQVHVAGEVTTSAYADIPTIVRERLLAIGYDSSAKGFDGASCGVNVAIGAQSPDIAQGVDTAWEVRTGAEGDSEDALLSQGAGDQGLMFGYACSDTPELMPLPIALAHRLSRGLSTVRKSGAVPYLRPDGKTQVTIEYVGDKPVRLDTVVVSSQHAENIHLEQLLAVDVRDQVVQPELDALDLDTSDYRLLVNPTGRFVIGGPMGDAGLTGRKIIVDTYGGMARHGGGAFSGKDPSKVDRSAAYAMRWVAKNVVAAGLAERIEVQVAYAIGKAAPVGLFVETFGTEQVDPDKISDAIRQVFDLRPAAIIRDLDLKRPIYAPTAAYGHFGRTDIDLPWENVDRAADLKSLVGA; via the coding sequence GTGACGTCCCGCCTGTTCACCTCGGAGTCGGTCACCGAAGGCCACCCCGACAAGATCTGCGACGCGATCAGCGACTCGATCCTCGACGAGCTGCTCCGTCAGGACCCGGCCAGCCGGGTGGCGGTCGAGACCATGGTGACGACCGGTCAGGTGCACGTGGCCGGCGAGGTGACCACCAGCGCCTACGCGGACATCCCGACGATCGTCCGGGAACGCCTGCTGGCCATCGGTTACGACTCCTCGGCCAAGGGCTTCGACGGCGCGTCCTGCGGGGTCAACGTGGCCATCGGCGCGCAGTCCCCGGACATCGCCCAGGGCGTCGACACCGCCTGGGAGGTGCGCACGGGTGCCGAAGGGGATTCCGAGGACGCCCTGCTCTCGCAGGGCGCCGGCGACCAGGGGCTGATGTTCGGGTACGCCTGCAGTGACACCCCCGAGCTGATGCCGCTGCCCATCGCCCTGGCCCACCGGCTGTCCCGGGGGTTGTCCACCGTGCGCAAGTCCGGCGCGGTGCCCTACCTGCGGCCCGACGGCAAGACCCAGGTCACCATCGAGTACGTGGGCGACAAGCCGGTCCGCCTGGACACCGTCGTCGTCTCCAGCCAGCACGCCGAGAACATCCACCTCGAGCAGCTGCTCGCGGTCGACGTCCGCGACCAGGTGGTGCAGCCGGAGCTCGACGCGCTCGACCTGGACACCAGCGACTACCGGTTGCTGGTGAACCCGACCGGTCGGTTCGTCATCGGTGGTCCGATGGGCGACGCCGGTCTGACCGGCCGCAAGATCATCGTCGACACCTACGGCGGCATGGCCCGGCACGGCGGCGGCGCGTTCTCCGGCAAGGACCCGTCGAAGGTCGACCGGTCGGCGGCGTACGCGATGCGCTGGGTGGCCAAGAACGTGGTGGCCGCGGGTCTGGCCGAGCGCATCGAGGTGCAGGTCGCCTACGCCATCGGCAAGGCCGCCCCGGTGGGCCTGTTCGTGGAGACCTTCGGGACGGAACAGGTCGACCCGGACAAGATCTCCGATGCCATCCGGCAGGTGTTCGACCTGCGCCCGGCCGCGATCATCCGCGATCTCGACCTCAAGCGGCCGATCTACGCGCCGACCGCGGCCTACGGGCACTTCGGGCGGACCGACATCGACCTGCCTTGGGAGAACGTCGACCGGGCGGCGGACCTGAAGTCGCTCGTCGGCGCCTGA